A stretch of DNA from Micromonospora peucetia:
CGGTGCCGCCGGAGGAGGTGCCGACCGGTCGGCAGGAGCGGATCGACTGGCTTTTTGACTGGTGGGCGCGGATCGACGAGTGGATCGCGGCCAATCGGGACGGTGCCGCGTAGGGTGCGCTGGTGGACCAGATCTGCGTGGTGACGACGGTGGTGGACGCCCGCTCGGTCGCTGACGTGATGGCGGCCGCGGCCGTCGCCGGTCGGCTCGCGGCCTGCGCGCAGGTGGGCGGCCAGGTGGACAGCACCTACTGGTGGCGTTCCGGGGTGGAGACCAGCTCCGAATGGTCGGTGCAGTTCAAGACGGCACCGGACCGGGCCGCCGCGTTGGTGGAGCAGATCCGGGCCAGCCACCCGTACGAGGTGCCGGAGATCCTGGTGACCCGGGTGGACAGCGGCGACCCCGCCTACGCCACCTGGGTGCACGAGCAGACCCGGCCCTGAGTACCCGCACTCTGGCCAGGTGATCTTCCAACCACCATGATGGCCGGGTGCAGAACAGCGGCTACCCCTGTCCCGCCTGCGGCGCGCCGGCCGACCTCGGCTCCGGCTGCTCCGGTTGCGGCCGGCCACCGTATCCGGCCGCCGCCGAGGTTGTCCGGCTCGACCGGGAGATCGTCGCGCTCGGCGGTGAGGTCGAGCGGGCCCGCGCGGCGTACCAGGGGCTCGTCGGCCGGCTGGGTGCGGCCCGGCAGCGTCGGGCGACACTGGCCGCCGCGGTCCGGACGGAGTTCCCCGTGACGCGCCCGGCGGTTCCCACGGCTCCGGCACCCGTGCGTCCCGTGCCGACCGCGGCTCCGGCACCCGTGCGTCCCGTGCCGGCCGCGATGCCGGTGCCAGCCCGCCCGGTGCCGCCTGCGATGCCGGTGCCGGCCCGTCCCGCGCCGACCGCGACCCCGATGCCGGCATGGCCGGGCCGGGGGCCGGTCGCTCCGGTCCCCGCGCCGGCCGGTGCGGGCGTCGGTGGGGCGGAGACCTCCACCCGGACCGTGCAGGGCCTGCTCTTCGTCCTCGGTGGGTTGCTGCTCGGCACCGCCGCGGTGGTCTTCACGGCGGTCGCCTGGGCGGCGGTCGGGGTCGCCGGCCGGGCCCTGATCCTGCTCGCGTTCACCGCGCTCGCCCTGGCCGCGCCGCTGGTGGCGGTCCGGCGAGGGCTGCGCGGCACCGCGGAGACCTTCGCCGCCGTCGGGCTGCTGCTGGTGCTCCTCGACGGGTACGCCGCCTGGTCGGTGGGCCTGGCCGGTGTGGCGGACTGGCCGGCCACCAGGTACGCCGCGCTGGTCGGGGGGGCCAGCGCGGCGGTCGCCGCCGGGTACGCCCGGCTCAGCGGGTTGACCGTGCCGTGGTTCGCGGCCCTGGTGACCGCGCAGCCGGTGCTGCCCCTGCTCGCCGTTGACGCCCGGCCGGACGCCGCCGGCTGGGCGATGGTCTTCCTGGGCGTGGCACTGTTCGACCTGGGGGTGCTGGTCGCGCTGCGCCGCCAGGTCTGCTCGGTGGCTGGCGGCGTTGCCCCGGTCGGCCCGGCTGGCGCCGTGGCCCCGGTCGGTCCGGCAGCCGGTGCCGTCATGGGTGCCGGCCCGGTGGCCGGGGCTGTGACCGGGGGCGGCCGGGCAGCCGGTGCGATGGCCCCGGCCGGTGGGGGGACGAGCATGGTGCCCGCGCCGCCCGGCGAGCGTCCGGCGGTGCTCGCCGGGCGCGTCCTCGCCTGGGTCGGACACGCCGGCGCGCTGCTCGTGGCCGCGTGCTGCGCGGTGGTGCCGCTGACCGTCGGCCAGGCCGCCGGCATCCCGGTGCTGGCCGGGGTGCCGATGCTGCTGGTGGCGCTGACGCTGCTCGGCACTGCGCTGCTCACCGGCGGGGCGGTGTTCCGCGCGGTGGCCGCCGCGCTGGTGGTGCCGGCGCTGGCCGGAGCGGTGATCCGCCCGATCGCCGAGCTGGGGCTGTCGCCGCTGCTCACGGCGCTGGTCCTGGTGGCGCTGGCCGGCGCGGTGCGGCTGCTGCCCGCCGGATGGCGGACCGGCCCTCGGGCCGGCGCGCTGGCGGTGGTCGGTGGGACGGGCCAATTCGCCGTACTGCTGGCCGTCGCGCTTGCGGGAGCCACCGCGGGCCGGTCGCTGCCGCCGTGGCGGGGTGCCGCCGCCGGGCCCGACCTCGGCCAGGGATGGCAGCTTCCGGTGGTGATCGCGCTGACCGTGGCCGCCCTGGGACTCCTGCTGCCGAGGGCCGCCCGGCCGGCGCTGGCCGCGATCGGCGTGGCGGCCGTCGTGCTGGCGGTGCCCGCCAGCTGGCCGTCGCCCTGGCCTGCGGTGATGGCCCTGGACCTGGTGGCGGCCGTGGGCCTGCTGGCCGTCGCGGTGGGGCGGCCGGGCACCCGGTCCTGGACGGCCCTGACCGCGGCGGTGGCCGGGAGCGTCCTGCTCGGGCACGGCCTGCTCGTGGGGCTCGCCGCACCCGCCGGGGCGGGCGCGGCGCTCGCGGTGGTGCTGGTCGCCGGGGTCGCCGTGGCGGTGGTCGGCCGGCGCGGCACGGCCGTGCAGCGCGGGGTGGCCGGGGTGGCGCTGGCCGTCGTACCGCTCGCGGTGCCGGCCGGCGCGGTCGTCGCCCTCATCGCCGGTGCGCCGGCCTGGTGGCAGGCG
This window harbors:
- the cutA gene encoding divalent-cation tolerance protein CutA encodes the protein MDQICVVTTVVDARSVADVMAAAAVAGRLAACAQVGGQVDSTYWWRSGVETSSEWSVQFKTAPDRAAALVEQIRASHPYEVPEILVTRVDSGDPAYATWVHEQTRP
- a CDS encoding SCO7613 C-terminal domain-containing membrane protein codes for the protein MQNSGYPCPACGAPADLGSGCSGCGRPPYPAAAEVVRLDREIVALGGEVERARAAYQGLVGRLGAARQRRATLAAAVRTEFPVTRPAVPTAPAPVRPVPTAAPAPVRPVPAAMPVPARPVPPAMPVPARPAPTATPMPAWPGRGPVAPVPAPAGAGVGGAETSTRTVQGLLFVLGGLLLGTAAVVFTAVAWAAVGVAGRALILLAFTALALAAPLVAVRRGLRGTAETFAAVGLLLVLLDGYAAWSVGLAGVADWPATRYAALVGGASAAVAAGYARLSGLTVPWFAALVTAQPVLPLLAVDARPDAAGWAMVFLGVALFDLGVLVALRRQVCSVAGGVAPVGPAGAVAPVGPAAGAVMGAGPVAGAVTGGGRAAGAMAPAGGGTSMVPAPPGERPAVLAGRVLAWVGHAGALLVAACCAVVPLTVGQAAGIPVLAGVPMLLVALTLLGTALLTGGAVFRAVAAALVVPALAGAVIRPIAELGLSPLLTALVLVALAGAVRLLPAGWRTGPRAGALAVVGGTGQFAVLLAVALAGATAGRSLPPWRGAAAGPDLGQGWQLPVVIALTVAALGLLLPRAARPALAAIGVAAVVLAVPASWPSPWPAVMALDLVAAVGLLAVAVGRPGTRSWTALTAAVAGSVLLGHGLLVGLAAPAGAGAALAVVLVAGVAVAVVGRRGTAVQRGVAGVALAVVPLAVPAGAVVALIAGAPAWWQARAALAAVALLPVGLLAVRRHWPDLRVYASVGVAVAVAAVGLAPVVVPADEPVTLYAAVTVLLATLGGAARSDIALRVTGVGLLVVSVASAVPVALTALVAPYGGVSPWSGAPTVGADPGALPVGLALAVLAVAGVLAGLPDRGVVRTAPEQLGDVPRDPGTGVPAVGAGWWRPALVALPFAATALPVLLVAAGVPWPVLPVTTLFGGVAVVLVAALTAPRPLLAPVGVPVGLVLATSGLLGLLATRAGTIVGLGVLVVAATVVGVAARRADARLGGALVAVAAATGLAFVAPLAGGLPLRTAAFSVLAVAVLTLAAAAVPGGPRAPAGPPPVGVATPVPVGATLPPVDAMPVPVGVASAAPARPGRGTAAALDAAAQAVALVALLLAVGSLRHAAAVCVLWGAAVALRVLRRGEPAGRRWAFAGIAGGSELLGGWLLLAAGDVALLEAYTVPVAALALVTGVVALRTRPGLTSWLALGPGLTAALLPSLVSVLVAPDPQPWRRLLLGIAALGAVLAGATRRWQAPVLLGGVTLALLALHELVRGWDLLPRWVFLAVGGFALIGLATTYERRRRDLARLRAAVGRMG